A window of Vigna unguiculata cultivar IT97K-499-35 chromosome 4, ASM411807v1, whole genome shotgun sequence contains these coding sequences:
- the LOC114181856 gene encoding squamosa promoter-binding-like protein 8 codes for MLDYEWGNPSSIMLTGNEETAAGASDQTHRQIFDHYASHSLIPDHFLHAPTHSAVTTAAAATVEFTNHHHHFNPQSHHHQVNNHHHHHPFFDPRAFHGTSSASYPPPPSMLSLDPLPHVNAANCGPGPGPGPGGLLLVPKSEDVGRPMDFVGSRIGLNLGGRTYFSSSEDDFVSRLYRRSRPAESGSAASSNSPRCQAEGCNADLSQAKHYHRRHKVCEFHSKAATVIAAGLTQRFCQQCSRLWWWRLSLPSPSEN; via the coding sequence ATGTTGGACTACGAATGGGGAAACCCGTCTTCAATAATGCTAACCGGAAACGAGGAGACCGCCGCCGGGGCTTCCGACCAGACGCACCGTCAAATCTTCGACCACTACGCGTCGCACTCGCTCATCCCCGACCACTTTCTGCACGCGCCAACTCACTCCGCCGTCACCACCGCCGCGGCCGCCACCGTCGAGTTCaccaaccaccaccaccacttcaACCCGCAGTCGCACCACCACCAAGtcaacaaccaccaccaccaccacccgtTCTTCGACCCACGCGCCTTCCACGGCACGTCCTCCGCCTCCTACCCCCCACCCCCTTCCATGCTCTCGCTTGACCCGCTGCCCCACGTCAACGCCGCCAACTGCGGCCCTGGGCCCGGCCCCGGCCCGGGCGGACTCCTCCTCGTTCCCAAGTCCGAGGACGTGGGCCGGCCCATGGACTTTGTCGGCTCACGAATTGGCCTGAATCTCGGTGGCCGGACGTATTTCTCCTCCTCCGAGGACGATTTCGTGAGCCGTCTCTACCGTCGGTCCCGGCCGGCGGAATCCGGTTCGGCGGCTTCCTCCAACTCCCCGCGCTGCCAGGCCGAGGGATGCAATGCTGATCTGTCTCAGGCCAAGCACTACCACCGCCGCCACAAGGTGTGCGAGTTCCACTCCAAAGCCGCCACCGTCATCGCCGCCGGGTTGACTCAGCGATTCTGCCAGCAATGCAGCAGGTTGTGGTGGTGGCGCTTGTCTCTTCCCTCACCGTCGGAAAATTAA